A part of Polynucleobacter sp. MG-Unter2-18 genomic DNA contains:
- the tyrS gene encoding tyrosine--tRNA ligase, with protein sequence MTAKPEQKYPLTPEVFAALEVTKRGCDELLVEADWIQKLAKSQATGIPLRIKLGLDPTAPDIHLGHTVVLNKLRQLQDLGHTVIFLIGDFTSMIGDPSGRNATRPPLTAEEIAVNAQTYYRQASMVLDPAKTEVRYNSEWCDPLGARGMIQLAARYTVAQMLERDDFTKRYRSGVPISVHEFLYPLMQGYDSVALKSDLELGGTDQKFNLLVGRELQREYGQEPQCILTMPLLVGLDGADKMSKSKGNYIGISEPAGEMFGKLLSISDELMWDYFTLLSFRPMAEIDLMKQEVAAGRNPKDCKVLLAQEIVARFHSQAAAEKALEDFNHRAKGGVPDDIPEVNISGAPIGIANLLKAAGLAPSTSEAMRNIEQNGVKIDGVTVADKQFKLEAGTYVVQVGKRKFAKVTLS encoded by the coding sequence ATGACGGCTAAACCAGAACAAAAATACCCACTGACTCCCGAAGTTTTTGCAGCCCTTGAAGTAACAAAAAGAGGTTGTGATGAGTTACTGGTTGAGGCGGATTGGATTCAAAAGCTAGCTAAGAGCCAAGCAACGGGTATTCCTTTGCGTATTAAGTTGGGATTAGACCCCACTGCCCCAGATATTCATTTAGGCCATACGGTTGTTCTGAATAAATTACGCCAGCTCCAAGATTTAGGTCATACCGTGATTTTCTTGATTGGCGATTTCACGAGCATGATTGGTGATCCTTCTGGACGGAACGCAACACGCCCACCGCTGACTGCTGAAGAAATTGCTGTCAATGCTCAGACTTACTATCGTCAAGCAAGCATGGTGCTCGATCCCGCTAAAACTGAAGTCCGCTATAACAGCGAGTGGTGTGATCCACTAGGCGCACGCGGCATGATTCAGTTGGCTGCCAGATATACCGTTGCCCAAATGTTGGAGCGTGATGACTTTACTAAGCGCTACCGCAGTGGCGTACCGATTTCGGTGCATGAGTTCTTGTATCCATTGATGCAGGGCTATGACTCTGTCGCTTTGAAGAGCGACCTAGAACTTGGTGGTACTGATCAGAAATTTAATCTCTTAGTCGGACGTGAACTCCAACGTGAGTATGGACAAGAACCGCAATGTATTTTGACCATGCCACTCCTCGTCGGTTTAGATGGCGCGGATAAGATGAGTAAGTCCAAAGGGAATTACATTGGCATCAGTGAGCCTGCTGGCGAGATGTTTGGCAAGCTCTTGAGTATTTCCGATGAATTGATGTGGGATTACTTCACATTATTGTCATTCCGTCCTATGGCAGAGATTGACTTAATGAAGCAAGAAGTTGCTGCCGGTAGAAATCCTAAAGATTGCAAAGTGCTGCTCGCACAAGAAATCGTGGCACGCTTTCACTCACAAGCCGCAGCAGAAAAAGCGCTTGAAGACTTTAATCACCGAGCCAAAGGTGGTGTGCCAGATGACATTCCTGAGGTAAATATTTCGGGTGCACCGATAGGGATTGCCAACCTACTCAAGGCTGCTGGATTGGCACCATCGACATCAGAAGCTATGCGTAACATCGAGCAAAACGGTGTGAAGATTGATGGTGTAACAGTTGCTGATAAGCAATTTAAGCTTGAGGCTGGTACCTATGTTGTACAGGTAGGAAAACGTAAGTTTGCTAAGGTAACTCTAAGTTAA